The following proteins are encoded in a genomic region of Pseudoxanthomonas suwonensis 11-1:
- a CDS encoding exodeoxyribonuclease VII small subunit, with amino-acid sequence MPKNDALEASPVAQFEQSLDELEQLVEKMEQGEMSLEDSLAAYERGVGLYRRCQGALEQAELRVRLLSDPERPGDAQPFGADDGA; translated from the coding sequence ATGCCGAAGAACGATGCCCTCGAAGCCTCTCCCGTCGCCCAGTTCGAGCAGTCGCTGGACGAACTGGAGCAGCTGGTCGAGAAGATGGAACAGGGCGAAATGAGCCTTGAGGATTCGCTGGCCGCCTACGAGCGCGGCGTCGGCCTGTACCGCCGCTGCCAGGGCGCGCTGGAGCAGGCCGAGCTGCGGGTGCGCCTGCTCTCCGATCCCGAACGTCCCGGTGACGCCCAGCCCTTTGGCGCCGACGATGGCGCCTGA
- a CDS encoding farnesyl diphosphate synthase — MAPEVFTRWAARTEATLDRLLPADTAEPRRLHAAMRHATLGGGKRMRPLLVYAAGTALGADEASLDLPAAAVELVHAYSLVHDDLPAMDDDDMRRGRPTVHVAFDEATAILAGDALQTLAFEALADAAAPAELRAGWMQSLARASGAGGMCGGQALDIDATGSQLPLEALQRMHSLKTGALIRAAVRMGALGAGADEARLRQLDRYADALGLAFQVRDDLLDIEASSEALGKTAGKDVAQAKSTYPALLGVDGARAKLGQLAAEMRAALEEIDGDCSLLQALGELAVRRDH, encoded by the coding sequence ATGGCGCCTGAGGTGTTCACGCGCTGGGCCGCGCGCACCGAAGCCACCCTCGACCGCCTGCTCCCCGCCGACACCGCCGAACCGCGGCGCCTGCACGCGGCCATGCGCCACGCCACCCTCGGCGGCGGCAAGCGCATGCGTCCGCTGCTGGTCTACGCCGCCGGCACCGCGCTGGGCGCCGACGAAGCCAGCCTGGACCTGCCGGCCGCCGCGGTCGAGCTGGTCCACGCCTACTCGCTGGTGCACGACGACCTGCCGGCGATGGACGACGACGACATGCGCCGCGGCCGTCCCACCGTGCACGTGGCCTTCGACGAGGCCACCGCGATCCTCGCCGGAGACGCACTTCAGACCCTGGCCTTCGAGGCCCTGGCCGATGCTGCAGCCCCGGCGGAACTGCGTGCAGGCTGGATGCAGTCGCTGGCGCGCGCCTCCGGCGCCGGCGGCATGTGCGGCGGCCAGGCCTTGGACATCGACGCCACCGGCAGCCAGCTGCCGCTGGAAGCGCTGCAGCGCATGCACTCGCTCAAGACCGGCGCCCTGATCCGCGCCGCGGTGCGCATGGGCGCGCTGGGTGCCGGCGCCGACGAGGCGCGGCTGCGGCAGCTGGACCGCTATGCCGACGCGCTGGGCCTGGCCTTCCAGGTGCGCGACGACCTGCTCGACATCGAGGCCAGCTCCGAAGCGCTGGGCAAGACCGCGGGCAAGGACGTGGCCCAGGCCAAGTCCACCTACCCCGCGCTGCTTGGCGTGGACGGTGCCCGCGCCAAGCTCGGACAGCTGGCGGCGGAAATGCGCGCGGCGCTGGAGGAGATCGACGGCGACTGCAGCCTGCTGCAGGCGCTGGGCGAGCTGGCGGTACGCCGCGACCACTGA
- a CDS encoding DUF4870 domain-containing protein has product MSDFENYTAPPAAPVGVASQEEKQWGMFGHLSAFTGLVTGGIGNIVGPLVIWLVKKDTMPFAADQAKEALNFNITLALVGVALAILTFITFGLGAILTIPVGLLLFLAWLVLTIMAAIKANEGVAYRYPFTLRLVK; this is encoded by the coding sequence ATGAGCGATTTCGAGAACTACACCGCACCGCCGGCCGCGCCGGTGGGCGTTGCTTCCCAGGAAGAGAAGCAGTGGGGCATGTTCGGCCACCTGTCCGCGTTCACCGGTCTGGTCACCGGCGGCATCGGCAACATCGTCGGCCCGCTGGTCATCTGGCTGGTCAAGAAGGACACCATGCCCTTCGCCGCCGACCAGGCCAAGGAAGCGCTGAACTTCAACATCACCCTGGCCCTGGTCGGCGTGGCGCTGGCGATCCTGACCTTCATCACCTTCGGCCTCGGCGCGATCCTGACCATCCCGGTCGGGCTGCTGCTGTTCCTGGCCTGGCTGGTGCTGACCATCATGGCCGCGATCAAGGCCAACGAGGGCGTCGCCTACCGTTATCCCTTCACCCTGCGCCTGGTGAAGTAG
- the pmbA gene encoding metalloprotease PmbA — MNDIARNDDSQQRLDRLAELSQRLLARARALGATQAEVSCSEERGLNVSVRMGEVETVESSNDRGIAVTVYFGQRKGSASTADLHESSLEATVEQACAIARYTEDDEAAGLADAELMAREFPDLDTWHPWRLDADEAVELALACEAAGREADPRVANSDGASFGSGESLSVYANSHGFIGRERETQHSLGLALIAGHGEQMQRDGWYSIGLAREDLETPVAIGRRAAERAVSRLQPRTVATGEYPVLFSAEVARSLLGHLLGAVSGGALYRKASFLLDSVGTRLFPEWLSINERPLLLHGLRSSAFDADGVATRDNPLVVDGVLHRYVLGSYSARKLGLQTTANAGGVHNLQVSANAGSLAEMARGMGRGLLVTELMGQGVNGVTGDYSRGAAGFWIEDGQVAFPVDELTIAGNLRTMFAAIEAVGSEVDPRSHIRTGPILVGRMTVAGGE; from the coding sequence GTGAACGACATCGCGCGCAACGACGACAGCCAGCAGCGGCTGGATCGCCTCGCCGAGCTTTCCCAGCGCCTGCTGGCCCGCGCCCGCGCGCTGGGCGCGACCCAGGCCGAGGTCAGCTGCAGCGAGGAGCGCGGACTCAACGTGTCCGTGCGCATGGGCGAGGTGGAGACGGTGGAGTCGTCCAACGACCGCGGCATCGCCGTGACCGTCTACTTCGGCCAGCGCAAGGGCAGCGCCAGCACCGCCGACCTGCACGAATCCAGCCTCGAGGCCACGGTCGAGCAGGCCTGCGCCATCGCCCGCTACACCGAGGACGACGAGGCCGCCGGCCTGGCCGACGCGGAGCTGATGGCGCGCGAGTTCCCGGACCTGGACACCTGGCACCCCTGGCGCCTGGATGCCGACGAGGCGGTGGAGCTGGCCCTGGCCTGCGAAGCCGCCGGACGTGAGGCCGATCCGCGGGTTGCCAACTCCGATGGCGCCTCCTTCGGCAGCGGCGAGAGCCTGTCGGTGTACGCCAACAGCCACGGGTTCATCGGCCGCGAGCGCGAGACCCAGCACTCGCTGGGCCTGGCCCTGATCGCCGGCCATGGCGAGCAGATGCAGCGCGACGGCTGGTACAGCATCGGCCTGGCCCGCGAGGACCTGGAAACGCCGGTGGCCATCGGCCGCCGCGCCGCCGAGCGCGCGGTCTCGCGCCTGCAGCCGCGGACCGTGGCCACCGGTGAGTACCCGGTGCTGTTCTCGGCCGAGGTCGCGCGTTCGCTGCTGGGCCACCTGCTGGGCGCGGTCTCCGGCGGTGCGCTGTACCGCAAGGCCAGCTTCCTGCTGGACAGCGTCGGCACCCGCCTGTTCCCGGAGTGGCTGTCGATCAACGAGCGCCCGCTGCTGCTGCACGGCCTGCGTTCGTCGGCCTTCGACGCCGACGGCGTGGCCACCCGCGACAACCCGCTGGTGGTCGACGGCGTGCTCCACCGCTACGTCCTCGGCAGCTATTCGGCGCGCAAGCTGGGCCTGCAGACCACGGCCAATGCCGGTGGCGTGCACAACCTCCAGGTCAGCGCCAACGCCGGCAGCCTGGCGGAGATGGCGCGCGGCATGGGCCGCGGCCTGCTGGTGACCGAGCTCATGGGACAGGGCGTCAACGGGGTGACGGGCGACTACTCGCGCGGCGCCGCCGGCTTCTGGATCGAGGATGGCCAGGTCGCCTTCCCGGTCGACGAGCTGACCATCGCCGGCAACCTGCGCACGATGTTCGCCGCGATCGAGGCCGTGGGCAGCGAGGTCGACCCGCGCTCGCACATCCGCACCGGTCCGATCCTGGTCGGGCGGATGACCGTGGCGGGTGGTGAATGA